The following proteins come from a genomic window of Triticum aestivum cultivar Chinese Spring chromosome 6A, IWGSC CS RefSeq v2.1, whole genome shotgun sequence:
- the LOC123128719 gene encoding dehydrin DHN3 — translation MEHGQATNRVDEYGNPVAGHGVGTGMGAHGGVRTGAAAGGHFQPTREEHKAGGILQRSGSSSSSSSSEDDGMGGRRKKGIKDKIKEKLPGGHGDQQQTAGTYGQQGHTGMTGTGAHGTAAIGGTHGQQGHTGVTGTGTHATDGTGEKKGIMDKIKEKLPGQH, via the exons ATGGAGCACGGCCAGGCGACTAACCGCGTCGACGAGTACGGCAACCCGGTGGCCGGGCATGGCGTCGGCACCGGCATGGGGGCGCACGGCGGCGTGCGCACCGGCGCGGCCGCTGGTGGGCATTTCCAGCCCACGAGAGAGGAGCACAAGGCCGGAGGGATCCTGCAGCGGTCCGGCAGCTCTAGTAGCTCCAGCTCG TCTGAGGATGATGGCatgggcgggaggaggaagaagggcatcaAGGATAAGATAAAGGAGAAGCTTCCGGGTGGCCACGGCGACCAGCAGCAGACCGCTGGCACCTACGGGCAGCAGGGTCACACCGGAATGACCGGCACCGGGGCGCATGGTACAGCAGCCATTGGCGGCACCCACGGGCAGCAGGGACACACCGGAGTGACCGGCACGGGGACGCACGCCACCGACGGCACTGGCGAAAAGAAGGGCATCATGGACAAGATCAAGGAGAAGCTGCCCGGACAGCACTGA